In a single window of the Thunnus thynnus chromosome 9, fThuThy2.1, whole genome shotgun sequence genome:
- the LOC137189426 gene encoding protocadherin gamma-A12-like, with the protein MIHRRRVLQSFGFVFFFVVVHNAHGDLSYSVQEELKRGSVIGNIAKDLGLEVGRLSARKARVDMEGNDRQYCGINLRSGDLFVEERIDREEHCGEKPSCVLKFDLLLENPLELHRLSLQVQDVNDNSPIFPKDMVKLEIRESADKGARYRINAAHDADIGKNSVESYILQQNDNFVFSIQTTSAGRKYGELVLDKELDREEQQEMKLLLTAVDGGSPQRSGTVVIHVIVLDANDNAPVFTQAVYTATLPENSSLKTPIITVSASDADEGVNGEVTYEFSRFSDKSQNLFSLDQKTGEIIVIGDIDYEEGRKYEVFVEAKDGYGLSSEAKVIIDITDVNDNAPVIYLKSLTNSIPENVSPGTEVGIINVQDRDSENNRQVRCSIQHNAPFKLVPSIKNYYSLVTTGQLDRELVSDYNITITATDEGSPPLSSSKTVQLSVADINDNPPVFEEQSYSAYVTENNKPGSTLCSVTARDPDWRQNGTVIYSLLPGEVNGATVSSYVSVNGDTGVIHAVRSFDYEQFRSFKVHVMARDNGSPPLSSNVTLSVFISDVNDNSPQILYPAPESNSFMTELVPKAAHGGSLVSKVIAVDADSGQNAWLSYHIVKSTDPGLFSIGLHSGEIRTQREISESDSMKQNLIVSVKDNGQPSLSATCSMYLLISDNLAEVPELKDISYDEKNSKLTSYLIIALVSVSTFFLTFIIIILGVRFCRRRKPRLLFDGAVAIPSAYLPPNYADVDGTGTLRSTYNYDAYLTTGSRTSDFKFVTSYNDNTLPADQTLRKSPSDFADAFGDSDRSPEVRTHLFSVNSCSPSPF; encoded by the coding sequence ATGATTCACCGGAGGCGCGTTCTTCAAAGCTTtggctttgtctttttctttgttgtggtgcataacgcACACGGAGACCTGAGCTACTCTGTACAGGAGGAGCTGAAACGCGGATCTGTTATTGGAAATATAGCCAAGGATCTCGGACTGGAGGTGGGCAGACTGTCTGCTCGCAAAGCTCGTGTTGACATGGAAGGAAACGACAGACAGTATTGCGGGATTAACCTTCGAAGCGGGGATTTATTCGTTGAAGAACGAATAGACAGAGAGGAGCATTGTGGAGAAAAGCCTTCATGTGTTCTTAAATTCGACTTGCTTTTGGAGAATCCCTTGGAGTTACATCGGTTGTCCCTGCAGGTGCAAGACGTAAACGATAATTCACCAATTTTCCCCAAAGATATGGTGAAGCTAGAAATTAGAGAGTCAGCTGACAAGGGAGCCAGATATCGCATTAATGCAGCACACGATGCAGATATAGGCAAGAATTCTGTTGAAAGCTACATTTTGCAACAAAACGACAATTTTGTGTTCAGTATTCAGACAACAAGTGCTGGTAGAAAATATGGTGAGCTGGTTTTAGATAAGGAGTTAGACcgagaggagcagcaggaaaTGAAATTATTGCTTACGGCTGTAGATGGTGGCTCTCCTCAGAGATCCGGGACTGTAGTCATACACGTCATTGTGCTTGATGCTAATGATAACGCCCCAGTTTTCACTCAGGCTGTATATACAGCTACGTTACCGGAAAACTCATCTTTGAAAACCCCAATTATCACCGTAAGTGCATCAGACGCAGACGAAGGTGTCAATGGAGAGGTGACATATGAATTTAGCAGATTCTCCGATAAATCTCAAAATCTTTTTTCATTAGATCAGAAAACAGGAGAAATTATTGTGATAGGTGACATAGATTATGAAGAGGGACGGAAATATGAAGTGTTTGTTGAGGCCAAAGATGGTTATGGCCTCTCTTCAGAGGCAAAAGTAATTATTGATATCACTGATGTGAATGATAACGCCCCTGTAATATATCTAAAATCACTCACCAATTCCATACCTGAGAATGTGTCACCTGGTACAGAGGTGGGCATCATTAACGTGCAGGACAGGGACTCTGAGAATAACCGACAGGTCCGCTGCTCCATTCAGCATAATGCCCCTTTTAAGTTGGTTCCTTCTATTAAAAACTACTATTCTCTGGTGACTACAGGACAACTGGACCGTGAACTAGTGTCTGATTACAACATTACAATCACTGCCACAGACGAGGGCTCTccacctctgtcctcctctaaaACTGTTCAGTTATCTGTAGCAGACATCAACGACAACCCACCTGTATTTGAGGAACAGTCCTACAGCGcatatgtgactgaaaataacaaacctGGCTCTACTCTATGTTCCGTTACTGCTCGAGACCCCGACTGGAGACAAAACGGTACAGTGATTTATTCTCTGTTACCTGGTGAGGTGAACGGAGCCACGGTGTCCTCCTATGTATCTGTTAACGGAGACACGGGGGTGATCCACGCTGTGAGGTCGTTTGATTATGAACAGTTCAGGAGTTTTAAAGTGCACGTGATGGCTAGAGACAACGGTTCTCCTCCGCTCAGCAGCAACGTGACCCTCAGTGTGTTCATATCTGATGTGAATGACAACTCTCCCCAGATTCTGTACCCTGCCCCGGAGAGCAACTCCTTCATGACCGAGCTGGTCCCCAAAGCTGCGCACGGAGGCTCTCTGGTGTCCAAAGTGATAGCGGTGGACGCGGACTCCGGACAGAACGCCTGGCTGTCCTATCATATAGTCAAATCCACTGATCCGGGACTTTTCAGTATTGGTCTCCACAGCGGAGAGATCAGGACACAGCGGGAAATTTCTGAATCTGACAGCATGAAACAGAACCTTATTGTGTCAGTGAAAGATAACGGACAACCCTCTCTGTCTGCCACCTGTTCCatgtatttacttatttctgATAACTTGGCTGAGGTCCCAGAACTGAAGGATATTTCTTATGATGAGAAGAATTCCAAACTGACCTCTTATCTGATCATCGCGCTGGTGTCTGTGTCCACATTTTTTTTGAccttcattatcatcatcctgGGTGTGAGGTTTTGTCGCAGGAGAAAGCCCAGACTGTTGTTTGATGGAGCAGTTGCCATCCCCAGCGCGTATCTCCCTCCTAATTACGCAGATGTTGACGGCACAGGAACTTTACGCAGCACTTACAATTATGACGCCTACTTGACAACAGGATCCAGAACCAGTGACTTTAAGTTCGTGACATCTTACAATGACAACACTTTGCCTGCTGACCAGACTCTGAGGAAAAGTCCATCAGACTTTGCTGATGCTTTTGGAGATAGTGATCGCTCTCCTGAGGTACgcacacatttattttcagtcaacTCGTGTTCTCCGTCTCCGTTTTGA